One Aspergillus oryzae RIB40 DNA, chromosome 2 genomic window carries:
- a CDS encoding HMG-box domain-containing protein (predicted protein) produces the protein MSFDRVLPKPAALHYDSPQVTLSRPTSNLLEHKIMNDNVSKVSILDRHMDGVPVGSSCRYAADGLPQVHLSSLNRAKIALNKIASNAPIEPPKPAAPLPAKSIPFRERSSVSERSSSSSPVKSAASRESVTQFCLCQPDPKIPRPRNAFILYRQHYQAAVVAQNPGLANPDISKIIGEQWRRLPQETKDEWKALAEVSKRRPW, from the exons ATGTCTTTCGATCGAGTTCTCCCCAAGCCCGCTGCTCTGCACTATGACTCCCCTCAAGTTACTCTTTCCAGGCCGACCAGTAACCTCCTCGAGCACAAGATCATGAATGATAACGTCTCTAAGGTGTCCATACTGGACCGCCATATGGATGGAGTTCCGGTGGGGAGTTCATGTCGATATGCAGCCGATGGATTGCCTCAAGTCCAtctctcttccttgaacCGGGCCAAAATTGCTCTGAACAAGATAGCTTCCAATGCTCCCATCGAGCCGCCAAAGCCCGCGGCTCCTTTGCCAGCAAAGAGCATCCCGTTCCGAGAACGGTCCTCTGTATCAGAacgctcctcatcctcaagtCCTGTGAAGTCAGCTGCTTCGAGGGAGTCCGTGACCCAATTTTGTCTGTGTCAACCGGACCCTAAAATCCCAAGACCTCGCAATG CTTTCATCCTGTATCGTCAGCACTATCAAGCGGCGGTGGTCGCGCAGAATCCCGGTCTTGCTAATCCCGACATATCAAAAATTATCGGCGAGCAATGGAGACGGCTTCCCCAGGAGACGAAGGATGAATGGAAAGCTTTGGCAGAGGTAAGCAAAAGACGGCCCTGGTGA
- a CDS encoding uncharacterized protein (predicted protein), with product MRLFNKFHTVCALAVASILLSAWFLASQNYYRRVVPTNGEDSSFNVATSFDRRLVVFGDSWSDNNAGELQGSVWTEWLCSKFQCHHENMAQTAKSLRGKYIGSVVDNELPDSLLNLHKSPLADFKAQVSQWTAAEARAVQEDLAGNKEAISHRQNHTIIVVSFGVWDVWNMLDKDYDTATQSVDRSIGVIIDQLNVLSQSLGTNELKVILTLTPDVTFLPAFRPTRSHIGRHKEAVQITEYWNRRLREAAEKWDLGTIYLFDTNAFLADLIRDWQLYAAGIEEPNGLGKNQEPGWENVDDACVENEQQLVMTSEVKKCDNPEKFLFWNEMHLGPSAHRLMA from the exons ATGCGCCTCTTCAATAAGTTTCACACTGTATGCGCCTTGGCCGTAGCCAGTATCCTGCTTTCGGCCTGGTTTCTCGCCTCCCAGAATTACTATAGACGAGTGGTGCCGACCAATGGTGAAGACTCCAGTTTCAATGTCGCTACCTCCTTTGATCGGAGGTTAGTCGTATTCGGTGATTCATGGAGCGATAACAATGCGGGCGAGCTTCAAGGGTCTGTCTGGACGGAGTGGCTTTGTTCGAAG TTTCAATGCCATCATGAGAATATGGCGCAGACAGCCAAGTCACTTAGAGGAAAGTATATTGGCTCAGTCGTAGACAACGAGTTACCAGATTCCTTGCTCAACTTACACAAGTCACCACTGGCCGACTTCAAGGCTCAGGTCAGTCAGTGGACCGCCGCCGAGGCACGTGCTGTGCAAGAAGACCTAGCGGGCAACAAGGAAGCGATCAGCCACCGCCAGAACCACACCATTATTGTCGTTTCCTTTGGTGTTTGGGATGTGTGGAACATGTTGGATAAGGACTACGACACTGCAACGCAATCAGTAGACCGCAGCATTGGTGTCATCATCGATCAGCTCAATGTGCTGTCTCAGAGTTTGGGCACGAATGAGCTCAAAGTCATCCTGACATTGACACCAGATGTCACCTTCCTTCCAGCGTTCAGGCCCACCAGAAGCCATATCGGTCGGCACAAAGAGGCGGTCCAAATTACGGAATATTGGAACCGTCGACTTCGTGAGGCTGCGGAAAAATGGGACCTGGGCACAATCTATCTGTTCGATACGAACGCTTTTCTAGCCGACCTGATCCGTGATTGGCAACTATATGCTGCCGGCATTGAAGAACCCAATGGGCTGGGAAAGAACCAGGAACCTGGGTGGGAAAATGTCGACGACGCATGCGTCGAAAATGAACAGCAACTAGTGATGACATCAGAAGTGAAAAAATGTGACAACCCAGAGAAGTTCTTATTCTG GAACGAGATGCATCTGGGTCCCTCGGCCCACCGACTCATGG cATAA
- a CDS encoding 40S ribosomal protein eS6 (40S ribosomal protein S6): MKLNISYPANGSQKIIEVDDERKLRPFMEKRMGTEVVGDSLGDEFKGYLFKITGGNDKQGFPMKQGVLLPTRTRLLLADGHSCYRPRRTGERKRKSVRGAITGFDLAVLALSIVKQGEGELPGLTDTVVPKRLGPKRATKIRRFFGLDKKDDVRKFVIRRTVTKEGKPEYTKAPKIQRLVTPQRLQRKRHRIAIKRRRSEAAREAANDYAKLLANRVHEEKAKRDELRKRRASSMRK, from the exons atgaagctcaaCATCTCTTACCCGGCCAATGGGTCgcagaagatcatcgaggTTGACGATGAGCGCAAGCTCCGTCCCTTCATGGAGAAGCGCATGGGAACCGAA GTTGTCGGCGACTCCCTCGGTGATGAGTTCAAGGGTTACCTTTTCAAGATCACCGGTGGTAACGACAAGCAAG GTTTCCCCATGAAGCAGGGTG TTCTCCTTCCCACCCGTACccgtctcctcctcgccgATGGCCACAGCTGCTACCGCCCCCGCCGCACCGGTGAGCGTAAGCGCAAGTCTGTCCGTGGTG CCATCACCGGTTTCGATCTCGCCGTCCTGGCCCTGAGCATCGTCAAGCAGGGTGAGGGTGAGCTGCCCGGTCTCACCGACACTGTCGTCCCCAAGAGACTCGGCCCCAAGCGTGCCACCAAGATCCGCCGTTTCTTCGGTCTCGACAAGAAGGACGACGTCCGCAAGTTCGTCATCCGCCGTACCGTCACCAAGGAGGGCAAGCCCGAGTACACCAAGGCCCCCAAGATCCAGCGTCTGGTTACCCCCCAGCGTCTCCAGCGCAAGCGTCACAGGATCGCCATCAAGCGCCGCCGCTCTGAGGCTGCTCGCGAGGCTGC TAACGACTACGCTAAGCTCCTTGCCAACCGTGTCcacgaggagaaggccaagcgTGATGAGCTCCGCAAGCGGAGGGCCTCTTCTATGAGGAAGTAA
- a CDS encoding ribose-phosphate diphosphokinase (ribose-phosphate pyrophosphokinase) produces the protein MAANSIKLLTGNSHPELANLVADRLGIELTKIMVLQYSNQETSVTIGESVRDEDVFILQSTKPNDINDGLMELLIMINACKTASARRITAVIPNFPYARQDKKDKSRAPITAKLMANMLQTAGCNHVITMDLHASQIQGFFNVPVDNLYAEPSILKWIRENLDVSNCIIVSPDAGGAKRATAIADRLDLQFALIHKERPRPNEVSRMVLVGNVQDKVAIIVDDMADTCGTLAKAADTVMQHGAKEVNAIVVHGILSGKAIENINKSCLKRLVVTNTVPHQEKKEQCDKIETIDISPTLAEACRRTHNGESVSFLFSHAVA, from the exons ATGGCTGCCAACTCCATCAAGCTTTTGACTGGTAACAGTCATCCTGAGCTTGCGAACCTTGTGGCTGATCG CCTCGGCATTGAACTGACCAAGATCATGGTCCTTCAATACTCCAACCAGGAAACGAGCGTGACCATTGGTGAAAGCGTACGAGACGAGGATGTTTTCATTCTGCAATCTACTAAGCCCAATGACATAAATGACGGTCTGATGGAGCTGCTCATTATGATAAATGCCTGCAAGACAGCTTCCGCGAGACGTATTACAGCTGTTATTCCCAATTTCCCATATGCTCGTCAAgataagaaggacaagagcCGTGCGCCTATCACTGCGAAACTTATGGCCAACATGCTCCAAACTGCTGGTTGCAATCATGTTATCACTATGGACCTTCATGCCAGCCAGATTCAAGGCTTTTTCAACGTCCCGGTTGACAACCTGTACGCCGAACCCAGCATTCTCAAGTGGATCCGGGAGAACCTGGATGTGAGCAACTGTATCATCGTTAGTCCAGATGCCGGTGGTGCGAAGCG TGCTACCGCTATTGCTGACCGTCTCGACTTGCAATTCGCACTTATCCACAAAGAACGGCCTCGCCCGAACGAGGTCTCCCGCATGGTTCTTGTCGGCAACGTTCAGGATAAGGTCGCCATCATCGTGGATGACATGGCGGACACATGCGGAACTCTGGCCAAGGCTGCCGATACTGTAATGCAGCACGGAGCTAAGGAAGTGAATGCGATCGTTGTTCACGGTATTCTTTCCGGCAAGGCCATCgaaaacatcaacaagagCTGCCTCAAGCGTCTCGTGGTTACCAACACTGTTCCTCaccaagagaagaaagagcagTGCGACAAGATCGAGACCATCGATATCAGCCCTACTCTTGCCGAGGCCTGCAGACGTACGCATAACGGCGAGTCCGTGAGTTTCTTGTTCTCCCACGCTGTCGCTTAA
- a CDS encoding uncharacterized protein (E3 ubiquitin-protein ligase/Putative upstream regulatory element binding protein) encodes MPSSGRHGIVPIQPYRFHRTQVPARGNDDGTNPLLVRTDRGPEAGQSRGPGNEAFTDWVHGMEPVSTGRLLPMDSPAIGGQGAPGFGVITRPDGIHVHVDRRAILPNRNQDIFGLGRPQAPPSRTRDDPSQAVSFALATTRSRWQEEARILFSSTYVEKTQRVVNSLLKILVPPAIEEEKEREKKMAEELKRREEELAERERQERIAKEEEEREQQRKEEEENARRQQEREQQEAEMQASGVTSEPMDDVQPTDAPAEAATPPVQAETGPSEPQPRVHTTIRGRELDITGMEIDPEYLEALPEELREEVIMQQLAEQRSQAAAAGEEPSEINPEFLEALPPEIREELLQQEAADRRRRERESARRQGASGGAPPRAEDMDAASFLATLDPSLRQAVLADQPEEILATLGPEFVTEARALPGRRLTQFGDIARVDHRQRNEPTDEQEPKKQQRRQIVQMLDKAGVATLLRLMFMPLQGNARHQLNDILHNVCENRQNRVEVISLLLSVLQDGSSDVSAIERSFAQLSLRAKSPSVQKTPQSVKRNLAFQTSSSVSNEVTPIMVVQQCLGTLSFLSQYNPHIAWFFLTEHDPSSTLKLKAFRKGKGKENKANKFALNALLTLLDRKLIMESPNCMEQLSSLLSSITQPLTLLSRREKEKQEEEDKGKKPEPAQDDRSTEEQQQQQQQQQQQEQPSEAAEPTTSAADTTMTDAPLPSVENTEAQSTTAQPEEGTSAEPSKSETGKGSAEDEKHKKKSIEPPVVPDHNLQLVVHILAARECNGKTFRETLSTINNLSAIPKARDVIGNELVHQAQDLSTTILTDLDELLSHINQARTGTDMQGLALAKFSPASSDQAKLLRVLTALDYLFDPSRSDKAKGGDSEQVAKEDVLQTLYESSTFGPLWTRLSECLTLIRQKENMLNVATILLPLIEALMVVCKNTSLKETPLSRNARELSVSSTSVGAGLNMESLFFKFTEEHRKILNELVRQNPRLMSGTFSLLVKNPKVLEFDNKRNYFTRRIHSRGAEPRHPHPPLQLSVRRDQVFLDSFKSLYFKSADELKYGKLNVRFHGEEGVDAGGVTREWFQVLARGMFNPNYALFIPVAADRTTFHPNRLSGVNSEHLMFFKFIGRIIGKALYEGRVLDCHFSRAVYKCILGRSVSIKDMETLDLDYYKSLLWMLENDITDIITETFAVETDDFGEKQVIDLVENGSNIPVTQENKEEYVQRVVDYRLVRSVKEQLDNFLKGFHEIIPADLISIFNEQELELLISGLPEIDVDDWKANTEYHNYSASSPQIQWFWRAVRSFDKEERAKLLQFVTGTSKVPLNGFKELEGMNGVSRFNIHRDYGNKDRLPSAHTCFNPGSEYFGFA; translated from the exons ATGCCCAGCAGCGGCCGGCATGGAATCGTTCCTATTCAACCCTACCGATTCCACCGTACTCAGGTTCCTGCCCGTGGTAATGACGATGGCACAAACCCTCTTCTTGTCCGGACAGACCGTGGCCCCGAGGCTGGCCAATCTCGTGGACCAGGCAATGAAGCTTTTACCGATTGGGTTCATGGCATGGAACCCGTATCTACTGGACGTTTGCTCCCTATGGACAGCCCG GCCATTGGAGGCCAAGGTGCTCCAGGCTTTGGCGTTATCACGCGCCCAGACGGAATTCACGTTCATGTTGATAGACGAGCTATTTTGCCCAACCGCAATCAAGATATTTTCGGGCTTGGTAGGCCACAAGCACCCCCCTCTCGCACTCGGGATGATCCATCTCAAGCTGTGAGCTTTGCATTGGCGACGACTAGAAGTCGCTGGCAGGAGGAGGCTCGTATTCTGTTTAGCAGCACATACGTTGAAAAGACACAGCGCGTTGTCAACTCTTTGCTAAAAATACTGGTTCCTCCTGctattgaagaagagaaggagcgagagaagaagatggcggagGAGCTTAAGCGACGAGAGGAAGAATTAGCTGAGAGGGAACGCCAAGAACGTATTgctaaggaagaagaagaaagggagcagcagcggaaagaagaagaagaaaatgctAGGCGACAGCAAGAAAGggagcagcaagaagctgaaatgCAAGCCTCAGGTGTTACCTCTGAGCCTATGGACGATGTACAGCCGACAGATGCCCCAGCTGAAGCTGCAACCCCGCCAGTGCAAGCAGAAACGGGGCCGTCTGAACCTCAACCTCGCGTGCATACTACTATTAGAGGTCGCGAGCTTGACATTACTGGGATGGAAATCGACCCTGAGTATCTTGAGGCCCTGCCCGAGGAGCTTAGAGAAGAAGTAATCATGCAACAACTTGCAGAGCAACGCTCTCAggcagctgcagctggtGAAGAGCCTAGTGAGATCAACCCAGAGTTCCTGGAAGCCTTGCCCCCAGAGATTCGGGAAGAGCTATTACAGCAGGAAGCTGCCGACCGTCGCCGCCGGGAGCGGGAAAGTGCACGCAGACAAGGAGCCTCTGGTGGCGCTCCTCCCCGCGCTGAAGACATGGATGCCGCTAGTTTCCTTGCTACCCTGGACCCTTCATTACGGCAAGCCGTACTCGCTGACCAACCCGAGGAGATACTAGCAACGCTGGGGCCGGAATTTGTCACCGAAGCACGAGCTCTACCTGGCAGGCGCCTGACCCAATTTGGTGATATTGCCAGAGTTGATCATCGGCAAAGGAATGAGCCAACCGACGAACAAGAGCCGAAGAAGCAACAGCGGCGTCAGATCGTCCAAATGCTTGACAAAGCCGGTGTTGCTACATTGCTCCGCCTCATGTTTATGCCACTTCAAGGCAATGCACGTCATCAGTTGAATGACATTCTGCATAACGTGTGTGAGAACCGCCAGAATCGGGTTGAAGTAATTAGTCTTCTACTTTCTGTCTTGCAGGATGGAAGCTCAGATGTTTCTGCAATCGAGCGCAGTTTTGCTCAACTTTCGCTCCGGGCCAAATCTCCCTCGGTCCAGAAGACCCCGCAGTCTGTCAAGCGCAACCTGGCCTTCCAAACCTCCTCGAGCGTCAGCAATGAAGTGACTCCAATTATGGTGGTACAACAATGCCTCGGGACTCTTTCGTTCCTGTCTCAGTACAATCCTCATATCGCGTGGTTTTTCTTGACTGAGCATGATCCTTCGTCTACATTGAAGTTGAAGGCCTTCCGCAAaggcaagggcaaggaaaacaaggcCAATAAGTTCGCCCTTAATGCGCTACTTACTCTCCTTGATCGAAAATTGATTATGGAAAGCCCGAATTGTATGGAGCAGCTTTCTagcctcctcagcagcaTCACACAGCCACTCACTCTGCTATCTCGTcgtgagaaggagaagcaagaagaagaagacaaggGCAAAAAGCCTGAACCAGCACAGGATGATAGGTCGACTgaggagcagcagcagcagcagcagcagcagcagcaacaggaaCAACCGTCCGAGGCTGCAGAACCTACGACCTCTGCTGCAGATACAACGATGACAGATGCTCCTCTGCCTAGTGTAGAGAACACTGAGGCGCAAAGCACAACAGCGCAGCCCGAGGAGGGTACATCAGCAGAGCCCTCTAAATCAGAGACAGGGAAGGGTTCAGCCgaagatgagaaacataAAAAGAAGTCTATAGAACCGCCCGTTGTTCCAGATCACAACCTGCAGCTTGTTGTCCATATTCTTGCTGCTCGCGAATGCAACGGCAAAACTTTTAGGGAAACGCTTTCGACAATTAACAATCTTTCAGCCATCCCTAAGGCCAGGGATGTAATTGGGAATGAGTTAGTCCATCAGGCACAGGACTTGAGCACTACTATCTTAACGGACCTGGATGAATTATTGTCCCATATTAATCAAGCCCGGACCGGAACCGACATGCAGGGCTTGGCTCTGGCTAAATTCTCGCCAGCTAGCTCCGATCAAGCGAAACTGCTACGTGTGTTAACGGCACTTGACTACTTGTTTGATCCTAGTCGATCGGATAAGGCCAAGGGAGGCGATTCCGAGCAAGTAGCCAAGGAGGATGTCCTACAGACCCTGTACGAAAGTTCTACATTCGGGCCTCTCTGGACAAGGCTAAGCGAATGCTTGACCCTTATACGGCAGAAGGAGAATATGCTGAACGTCGCAACAATCCTCTTGCCCCTGATCGAAGCATTGATGGTCGTTTGCAAGAATACCTCACTGAAAGAGACTCCTCTTTCTCGGAACGCTCGAGAGCTGTCTGTGTCTAGCACTTCTGTCGGCGCTGGTTTGAATATGGAGAGTCTTTTCTTCAAGTTCACGGAGGAACATCGCAAGATACTAAACGAACTTGTTCGTCAGAACCCAAGGTTAATGAGCGGCACTTTCTCCTTGCTTGTCAAGAATCCGAAGGTCTTGGAGTTCGATAACAAGCGCAATTACTTCACCCGTCGTATCCATTCCCGTGGTGCAGagcctcgtcatcctcatcctccgctTCAACTCTCTGTTAGGAGAGATCAAGTGTTCCTTGATTCATTCAAATCCCTATATTTCAAGTCGGCAGATGAGTTGAAGTATGGCAAACTGAATGTGCGCTTCCatggtgaggagggtgttGATGCAGGAGGCGTAACCAGAGAATGGTTCCAAGTTCTCGCACGCGGCATGTTCAATCCGAACTACGCTTTGTTTATTCCTGTTGCTGCCGACCGGACTACCTTCCACCCCAATCGCCTGAGCGGTGTGAACTCGGAGCACCTTATGTTCTTCAAGTTTATTGGACGAATCATTGGCAAGGCTCTGTATGAAGGCCGGGTGCTCGATTGCCACTTCAGCCGCGCTGTCTACAAGTGTATTCTTGGACGTTCGGTATCTATCAAGGATATGGAGACACTCGATCTCGACTACTATAAATCTCTCCTCTGGATGCTCGAGAACGATATTACtgacatcatcaccgaaACTTTCGCCGTGGAGACTGATGACTTTGGTGAGAAGCAAGTGATCGATCTTgtggaaaatggaagcaaTATCCCGGTCActcaagaaaacaaggagGAGTACGTGCAGCGCGTCGTGGATTATCGTCTCGTACGATCCGTCAAGGAGCAGCTCGACAATTTCCTCAAGG GGTTCCATGAGATCATCCCAGCAGATCTGATCTCTATTTTCAATGAACAAGAACTTGAGTTGTTGATTTCTGGCCTTCCCGAGATTGATGTGGACGACTGGAAGGCTAATACCGAGTATCACAACTACTCGGCCTCATCGCCTCAAATTCAGTGGTTCTGGCGTGCTGTTCGCTCATTTGACAAAGAAGAGCGGGCCAAGCTGCTACAATTTGTCACCGGAACGAGTAAGGTACCACTCAACGGCTTCAAGGAGCTTGAAGGTATGAATGGAGTTAGTAGATTCAACATTCATCGCGATTACGGCAATAAGGATCGCCTTCCCAGCGCGCACACATGTTTCAACC CCGGTAGCGAATACTTCGGGTTCGCATAG
- a CDS encoding uncharacterized protein (predicted protein) — translation MSMPESPGRPSMGPTPSISSSSSLTTSPSSSGKSSSVEWRKRSGVSSRSSSRSETEVAEDISSSSVSPRVEMSDVSLNITAVCVSLLRGRNMYLMTRLDAGKFRSISAIEDVRAAMKFFSNIVFASCLVEDGKAVSASDINLEYLASKGSFDVLASLYARSACSRTNLRTKASSGSSSSFEFCSLRRLPVPPNSPVFVHSATSTRIVQADVLARFLNTTDSSCSIVPIGTSAFSSGSALREKLINSTFVRLYDERSSIGWSSALNAGFSAFLELRVACKSVVETEGEGSSVAISTSVWVSDCSGADVSVASVEGSLSSTSL, via the exons ATGTCCATGCCGGAGTCGCCTGGAAGGCCCTCAATGGGACCAACGCCctcaatctcatcttcttcatcacttACGACTTCGCCATCATCTTCGGGCAAGTCTTCCTC GGTGGAATGGCGGAAAAGATCAGGGGTCTCTTCgcggtcatcttccagaTCAGAAACCGAGGTAGCAGAAGAtatttcatcttcctccgtTTCTCCGAGGGTGGAGATGTCTGACGTTTCACTCAATATCACAGCCGTTTGCGTTAGTTTGTTAAGGGGGCGCAATATGTACTTGATGACCCGTTTAGACGCAGGGAAATTCAGATCGATTTCAGCGATTGAGGATGTGAGAGCGGCGATGAAATTCTTTTCAAACATCGTTTTCGCAAGCTGCCTGGTCGAGGATGGGAAGGCTGT ATCGGCCAGTGACATCAATCTAGAATATTTGGCATCTAAGGGTTCGTTTGACGTATTGGCCTCTTTGTATGCTCGGAGTGCATGCTCTAGAACGAACCTCCGCACGAAGGCAAGCTCaggctcatcttcttcgttcgAGTTTTGCTCGCTTCGACGTCTGCCAGTGCCGCCAAACTCGCCTGTCTTCGTGCACAGCGCTACAAGCACACGCATCGTCCAAGCCGATGTGTTGGCGCGCTTCTTGAACACAACAGACTCATCATGCTCCATTGTACCAATTGGGACGAGCGCATTCAGCAG TGGATCTGCTTTGCGAGAGAAGTTGATAAACTCCACCTTCGTACGGTTATACGACGAAAGAAGCTCA ATCGGGTGGTCATCCGCTTTGAACGCCGGTTTCTCCGCTTTCTTAGAATTACGTGTGGCCTGCAAGTCAGTGGTAGAAACAGAGGGTGAAGGTTCATCAGTCGCCATCTCCACATCAGTTTGGGTTTCCGATTGTTCAGGAGCAGATGTTTCTGTGGCCTCTGTCGAAGGTTCCTTGTCGTCTACATCCTTGTAA